A stretch of DNA from Sphingomonas sp. SORGH_AS_0879:
CGTCGAAAGGGCGCGCGGCATCGGTCGAAGCCGGAAATGCTATTGCCCTGGAAACCATTCCGCTTCCCCCTCATGGCCGTCTGGCGCGGCATTGCTGATAGCGCTATCGATATGCCTATCGGTCAGGAAGTCAAATGCAAATTGGTTAGGCCGAACTGGGGAGCAGGAAATTCACAATGAAGTCACGATCGGGCGCGGCGTAGGGCTTGCTTCGACCCTACATAGTCGTGATTGCGTAAGAAAAACGTCCATTATCAATGAAGAAAATTCGCTTTTGGCAATCGGACGGACCAAACGGCAATCGTTGGTCAGATGGAAGGGCTTGGCGATTCGGCCGGCGTGCGACGACGCTGATGAGGCTCACCGGTCCGTCCGCGGACCCTGTCATTTCTAATGGGCTTGACCAGGCGCATATGGAAATTGCTGCGACCTGTACCACGCCAGATCATGCTCGGGGGGGCGAACGCCCGAGGGAAGCGGGCGATGGTTGACCGACATCCAATAGGCCAGGCTCGCATCCCGCCACCAGCGCGCCTCGCGTCCCTGAACGGCGAGATAGGTCGCGGTCTTCTGCCAGCGCTCCGCATCGATCCGGTCGCGTAGGCCGTCCCACTGCCGCTGCATCTGTTCGACATAGGCGACGCCCCGATCGTAACGCGCCACCAGATTTGTCCACAGGGTCTGCCCATTGGCCATGCGCCGGTCCCATGACACGTGATGGAACCAGAGGAGCATCGACTCCGGCGTCGTCTCGGGCTTGGCGAATACCCTGGCGACGGGCCCGGCATATTGGCCGACCGCGTTGCTGCCCGACGCAGTCCGATCGAATCCGATCCCGGCGGCGTCGGCCCGGTGATAATAGACGGGGTTCCATTCTGGCCGTGCCAGTTCCGACACCCAGGGGCCGGGCCCATAATGGTGGCCGGTCGCCATCAGGTGCGCCAGCCCGAATGCGCCGGTATAGTCGACGACCGCTTCGCGCGATCCCATCATCATGGCAGTGATCGTGTCGACGATCTGGGGATCGGTGCCGAAGGTCTGCGCGACCCATGCGCGGGCGATCCCCTCCGCCGACAGGTCGGGGTCCCAGGCGAGGCGACCGAAGGCATACCAATTGGCTTGGTTGAAGGTCGATCCGCTCCAGTCCCGGTCACGCCCGATATTCGCGACGCCCGCCATGCCGGACAGCTTGTGGTGCTCGGCTTGCCCGTCGACGACATCGGCCACCGTCTCGCCCGGCTTCTGCCCGGTGCGGGCGTCGAGTGTCTCCGTAAAGAGCGGGCCGAGATAGGCCAGGTGGGTCGCGAAGCCGAGATACTCCTTGGTGATCTGGAACTCGATCATCAGCGGCGTGCGCGGCATGGCGCCGAACAGCGGGTGGAAGGGCTCGCGCGGCTGGAAATCGATCGCGCCGTTCTTCACCTGAACCAGCACATTGTCGGCGAATTTGCCGTCCAAAGGCTTGAATTCGGTATAGGCCTGCTTCGCGCGATCCTCGGGGTCGGTCTCGGCATAGACGAAAGCCCGCCAC
This window harbors:
- a CDS encoding alpha-glucuronidase family glycosyl hydrolase — encoded protein: MNRIRLLLGALSIPLATLPISARADDGYALWLRPAPSSVRQINIKRLGDTPTLRLAESELRRDISAVTPPIVIGTTSASGLQSLRLTAENLGDEGYLIRNVTLDGQRVLLIAGNSDRGVLYGAFALIRHLATGGKTDALTLRSSPKVKLRVLNHWDNLDGSVERGYAGQSLWDWWTLPDFRDPRYTDYARANASIGINGTVLNNVNAKADSLTPAYIAKAAALAEVFRPWGIRVYLSVRFSAPIELGGLKTADPRDPAVAAWWKAKADEIYRAIPDFGGFLVKANSEGQPGPRDYGASHADGANMLAAAVRDHGGIVMWRAFVYAETDPEDRAKQAYTEFKPLDGKFADNVLVQVKNGAIDFQPREPFHPLFGAMPRTPLMIEFQITKEYLGFATHLAYLGPLFTETLDARTGQKPGETVADVVDGQAEHHKLSGMAGVANIGRDRDWSGSTFNQANWYAFGRLAWDPDLSAEGIARAWVAQTFGTDPQIVDTITAMMMGSREAVVDYTGAFGLAHLMATGHHYGPGPWVSELARPEWNPVYYHRADAAGIGFDRTASGSNAVGQYAGPVARVFAKPETTPESMLLWFHHVSWDRRMANGQTLWTNLVARYDRGVAYVEQMQRQWDGLRDRIDAERWQKTATYLAVQGREARWWRDASLAYWMSVNHRPLPSGVRPPEHDLAWYRSQQFPYAPGQAH